One region of Papaver somniferum cultivar HN1 unplaced genomic scaffold, ASM357369v1 unplaced-scaffold_131, whole genome shotgun sequence genomic DNA includes:
- the LOC113332533 gene encoding chloroplastic import inner membrane translocase subunit HP30-2-like, which produces MTSRSVKCRYYMYLSVEMLIISLGHRVCEPPVEYTRTRCMLSSLGLLKYEKNFEEGSLTDNTLPLLTDSVLKDVGVPPGPRLLILDHVKRDPEVKKMGEEHAG; this is translated from the exons ATGACATCACGTTCTGTGAAATGCAGATATTATATGTACCTCTCTGTAGAGATGCTCATAATTTCA CTAGGTCACAGAGTCTGTGAGCCGCCAGTGGAGTATACAAGAACAAGATGCATGTTGTCGAGCCTTGGCCTTTTGAAATACGAGAAGAACTTTGAGGAAGGCTCTTTAACAGACAATACTCTACCTCTGCTTACTGACAG TGTTCTTAAAGATGTGGGAGTCCCTCCTGGACCAAGGCTCCTAATACTTGACCACGTTAAAAG GGATCCTGAAGTGAAAAAGATGGGGGAAGAACATGCTGGATGA
- the LOC113332530 gene encoding NAD-dependent malic enzyme 59 kDa isoform, mitochondrial-like, translating to MEVLSSKSERTQIFKETILCVSSTRGSGDDEYRRKISFPLHRKFPNMSQDCRSKITFLPNAFLLDDGFFTAVTEVVGPVVEVYLGVNTCNSSFQVRNLIQLRRKSGGTVQGMVLRKGPFSFLILHKGGRDTVNYTDVDGITVLMGNSAASVWKELVKAYPGVGGSHHTRPIGLEYGRFEEEEEKKDEQQQLAAPKTSSFEDENQRFMESFSSLEKKTHEPENILSLEKRRLMEKLHHMDPMLYYKVLTHNIAALAPMICKPTVGLACQSYLNLFKHSRRVLLVSRKDKGQMISMLPSGEVDIIVVTHGSHILGLHDLGVHGIGQSIGLLDMFVAAAGINPQRILATMLDVGTSNKNLLEDPLYLGVREERLEGPKYMAVVDEFLEAVYTRWPSAIVLFEDFQLMWALGRLEHYPYSSLRNLSYWWDQYHNKFCMFNDNLQGIGGVAIAGLLGALRAQNRPLSDFVKQKMVIVGSGSAWIGVLKIVKQAVAVMTESDQKAPQNPIWIYDNKGLVTKNRFNLDPPAAHFARDFSQQEIKGLGARASLLEVVKKVKPDILLGVSEVKGIFTEEVLKAMKDSGSSRPAILAMSAECTAADAFKYAGENIIFVSGSPCANVNIGNGKVGHVNQADTRVLSLGVCLGSLLSGSHSITDGMVFAGAKRLALFVTDEQIKSGIVYPSTASIRDITIQVAASVIEAAIAEKLADETLMQMSKDEKTLDYVVRNMWIPV from the exons ATGGAAGTTCTTTCTTCAAAATCTGAGAGAACTCAGATTTTCAAGGAAACGATTCTATGTGTGAGTAGTACAAGAGGTAGTGGAGATGATGAGTACAGAAGGAAGATTTCCTTTCCCCTCCACCGGAAATTCCCCAACATGTCTCAAGACTGTAGATCTAAAATCACATTCCTGCCTAATGCGTTTCTTCTCGATGATGGGTTCTTTACAGCGGTAACTGAGGTGGTCGGTCCAGTAGTTGAGGTATACCTTGGGGTGAATACTTGCAACAGCTCTTTTCAAGTTAGAAATCTGATACAACTAAGAAGGAAAAGTGGGGGAACAGTACAAGGAATGGTACTTCGAAAGGGTCCTTTCTCTTTTCTTATACTACATAAAGGTGGTCGTGACACTGTCAATTACACAGATGTGGACGGAATTACAGTGTTGATGGGTAATTCAGCTGCTAGTGTGTGGAAAGAGCTAGTAAAAGCATACCCTGGTGTTGGAGGTAGTCACCATACTAGACCCATTGGTCTGGAGTATGGTAgatttgaggaggaggaggagaagaaggacGAGCAGCAACAATTGGCTGCACCTAAGACTTCATCCTTTGAGGATGAGAATCAGCGTTTCA TGGAGTCATTTTCTTCCTTGGAGAAGAAAACCCATGAACCTGAAAATATTCTATCTCTAGAAAAACGTAGACTAATGGAGAAACTGCACCACATGGATCCGATGCTATACTACAAAGTGCTCACCCACAACATTGCAGCATTGGCTCCCATGATATGCAAACCTACGGTGGGTTTAGCATGTCAAAGCTATCTTAATTTGTTTaaacattctcgtcgtgtgttgCTTGTTAGTAGAAAGGACAAAGGACAGATGATTTCCATGTTGCCGTCCGGAGAGGTAGACATCATAGTAGTGACGCATGGAAGCCATATCCTTGGACTCCATGACCTAGGAGTACATGGAATAGGACAATCGATTGGCCTCCTTGATATGTTTGTTGCTGCTGCAGGAATTAATCCACAGAGA ATACTTGCCACCATGCTTGATGTTGGAACCAGCAACAAAAATCTTCTTGAAGATCCTCTAT ATTTAGGCGTGCGAGAGGAAAGGCTAGAAGGACCAAAATACATGGCCGTGGTTGATGAATTCTTGGAAGCTGTTTACACACGTTGGCCTAGTGCTATTGTGCTG TTTGAAGATTTTCAACTGATGTGGGCTTTGGGACGTCTAGAGCATTATCCATATTCCTCCCTGAGAAATTTGAGCTACTGGTGGGACCAATATCATAACAAGTTTTGCATGTTTAATGATAACTTACAG GGAATTGGTGGTGTTGCAATAGCTGGGTTACTGGGAGCTCTAAGGGCACAGAATCGACCTTTGAGCGACTTTGTAAAACAAAAGATGGTTATAGTTGGGTCCGGAAG TGCATGGATAGGTGTGCTAAAAATAGTGAAGCAAGCTGTCGCTGTGATGACAGAGAGCGATCAGAAGGCACCACAGAATCCAATCTGGATATATGACAATAAA GGCCTTGTTACAAAAAATAGATTCAATCTTGATCCACCAGCTGCACATTTTGCAAGAGACTTCAGTCAACAGGAGATCAAGGGACTCGGTGCGAGGGCTAGTCTTCTTGAGGTG GTTAAAAAAGTGAAACCCGACATCCTTCTTGGTGTATCCGAAGTCAAAGGTATTTTCACCGAGGAGGTCCTTAAAGCCATGAAGGATTCAGGTTCTTCTCGCCCTGCAATATTGGCTATGTCAGCTGAATGCACAGCAGCCGATGCTTTCAAATATGCAGGAGAAAACATAATCTTTGTTAGTGGGAGCCCTTGTGCAAATGTCAATATTG GAAATGGGAAAGTAGGCCATGTTAATCAAGCAGATACCAGAGTTTTATCTCTTGG GGTCTGTTTGGGGAGTCTACTCTCAGGTTCCCATTCTATTACAGATGGGATGGTTTTTGCTGGCGCTAAACG CCTTGCGTTATTCGTTACGGATGAACAAATCAAGAGCGGGATCGTATATCCTTCGACTGCAAGTATTCGGGATATCACCATTCAAGTTGCAGCAAGCGTTATAGAAGCGGCTATTGCTGAAAAACTTGCTGACGAAACACTGATGCAGATGTCCAAG GATGAAAAAACATTGGATTATGTGGTGCGTAACATGTGGATTCCTGTATAG